The Synechocystis sp. PCC 7509 genome includes a window with the following:
- a CDS encoding tRNA-(ms[2]io[6]A)-hydroxylase, producing MTTNVSQVTATINVLKQPTRPEWVNQAIANLDIILLDHSHCERKAAGVAINLMFCYPSHTLLVRKLTAIAREELEHFEQVNQWLEKRGIPLGNLSSPPYAAKLKTQIRHQQSDRLLDSLLVSGLIEARSHERLGLLAEHLPQPELAQFYRSLMASEARHYGIYWLLAETYFDSKVVGKRREELAVFESEILATLYFEPRIHS from the coding sequence ATGACAACAAATGTATCTCAAGTAACAGCTACAATTAACGTTTTAAAGCAGCCAACGCGCCCGGAATGGGTAAACCAAGCGATCGCCAACTTAGACATTATTTTGCTCGATCATTCTCATTGCGAACGCAAAGCGGCGGGTGTAGCCATAAACTTGATGTTTTGTTATCCCTCCCATACACTCCTAGTTCGCAAACTGACAGCGATCGCCCGTGAGGAGTTAGAACACTTTGAGCAAGTCAATCAATGGCTAGAAAAACGGGGTATTCCTTTAGGTAATCTTTCCTCGCCGCCCTACGCTGCTAAGTTAAAAACTCAAATTCGCCATCAGCAAAGCGATCGTCTATTAGATTCGTTGCTAGTTTCTGGTTTAATTGAAGCCCGCAGTCATGAGCGATTGGGGTTATTAGCTGAACATTTGCCGCAGCCAGAACTTGCTCAATTTTATCGTAGCTTAATGGCATCGGAAGCCCGGCATTACGGTATCTACTGGCTACTAGCAGAAACCTACTTTGATAGTAAAGTTGTCGGCAAGCGAAGGGAAGAATTAGCCGTTTTTGAGAGCGAAATTCTCGCCACACTCTACTTTGAACCAAGGATTCATAGTTAA
- a CDS encoding metallophosphoesterase, with amino-acid sequence MHRILSGALSSEKLTVAIANLPPSLQGTKLVQLSDLHYDGLRLSEKMLEQAISVANEAEPDLIVLTGDYVTDDPAPIHQLVLRLKHLQSRAGVYAVLGNHDIYYKNSQAEITQALTGVGIPVLWNQIAYPLGQQLPIVGLADYWSKEFDIKQVLSRLDADTPRIVLSHNPDTAELLKKWRVDLQLSGHTHGGQILLPGIGPAVTLYKSFRRKLSKSARRRIPFMQKDCAKVVRHWEWAQGFHQVGTNQLYVNRGLGTYFPGRLFCPPEVTIITLI; translated from the coding sequence ATGCACCGGATATTATCAGGAGCGTTGAGCAGTGAAAAATTGACCGTGGCGATCGCAAATCTGCCGCCGTCATTACAAGGTACGAAGCTAGTACAACTGTCAGATTTGCACTATGACGGTTTGCGGCTGTCGGAAAAAATGTTAGAGCAAGCAATTTCTGTTGCTAACGAAGCAGAACCCGATTTAATTGTTTTAACGGGCGATTATGTAACAGACGATCCCGCTCCTATTCATCAACTGGTATTGCGACTCAAACATCTGCAAAGCCGCGCTGGTGTATACGCAGTTCTGGGAAACCACGATATTTATTACAAAAATTCTCAAGCCGAAATTACTCAGGCGCTAACGGGGGTTGGTATTCCTGTGTTGTGGAATCAAATTGCTTACCCTTTAGGTCAACAATTACCAATTGTAGGATTGGCTGATTATTGGTCGAAAGAGTTTGATATCAAGCAAGTTTTGAGCCGATTGGACGCAGATACACCCCGCATTGTTTTGTCACACAATCCCGATACGGCGGAACTGTTGAAAAAATGGCGTGTAGATTTGCAATTATCTGGTCATACTCATGGGGGTCAAATTCTGCTTCCTGGGATTGGTCCGGCGGTGACTTTATACAAAAGTTTTCGTCGCAAACTTTCTAAGTCTGCGCGTCGTCGAATACCGTTTATGCAAAAAGATTGTGCGAAAGTCGTTCGTCATTGGGAATGGGCGCAAGGTTTTCACCAAGTCGGCACAAATCAATTGTATGTAAATCGCGGTTTGGGGACTTATTTTCCAGGGCGATTGTTTTGTCCGCCGGAAGTGACGATTATTACCCTTATATAG
- a CDS encoding metallophosphoesterase family protein translates to MQETSNRRIVIGDVHGHYNGLMGLLEAIAPGKEDEIYFIGDLIDRGPQSSKVVEFVKQNATGCILGNHEQMLLDVVGGGAMAAQVQQSWLYSGGYATITSYPDSTIPEDHLEWMKKLPIYLDLGDVLLVHAGVDPRMPLEAQTSDQLCWIRDEFHSMEEPYFSDKLIVIGHTITFTLPGVVPGKLAQGQGWIDIDTGAYHPKSGWLTGFDITNNQVYQFNVHQQRSRILTLKEAVTSIEPTKVKRR, encoded by the coding sequence ATGCAGGAAACAAGTAATCGTCGCATCGTCATTGGTGATGTACACGGTCACTATAACGGGTTAATGGGTCTATTGGAAGCGATCGCCCCTGGTAAAGAGGATGAAATCTATTTTATCGGCGACTTAATCGATCGGGGACCCCAAAGCTCAAAAGTAGTAGAGTTTGTCAAACAAAACGCCACAGGTTGTATATTAGGCAATCACGAGCAAATGTTATTAGATGTTGTAGGCGGCGGTGCTATGGCAGCCCAAGTACAGCAATCATGGCTTTATAGTGGTGGCTATGCAACTATTACTAGCTATCCAGATTCGACCATTCCCGAAGACCATCTAGAATGGATGAAAAAATTGCCTATTTACTTAGATTTAGGCGATGTTTTATTAGTTCATGCTGGGGTCGACCCCCGAATGCCCTTAGAAGCCCAAACTTCCGATCAGCTTTGCTGGATACGAGATGAATTTCATAGTATGGAAGAACCTTACTTTAGCGATAAATTAATTGTGATTGGTCATACGATTACATTTACTTTGCCTGGGGTTGTACCGGGTAAGCTTGCTCAAGGACAAGGTTGGATTGATATCGATACGGGAGCTTATCACCCTAAAAGCGGTTGGTTGACAGGATTTGATATTACAAATAATCAAGTATATCAATTCAACGTTCACCAGCAGCGCAGCCGGATTTTGACGTTGAAAGAAGCAGTAACAAGTATTGAACCTACAAAAGTTAAGCGTCGTTAA
- a CDS encoding transposase, which yields MAVSAYNTSQNCSACGVKVPKELSERWHTCACGCSLDRDHNAAINIMNRAEGQPVLKAKSLLCDSRIVLEAHTVLGTPSQ from the coding sequence ATTGCAGTCAGCGCCTATAATACCAGTCAAAATTGCTCTGCTTGTGGTGTCAAAGTCCCGAAAGAGTTGTCGGAACGCTGGCATACTTGCGCTTGTGGATGTAGCCTTGATCGAGATCACAACGCGGCAATAAATATAATGAATAGGGCTGAGGGTCAACCAGTCCTTAAAGCCAAGAGCCTCCTATGCGATAGCAGGATTGTCTTGGAAGCCCACACTGTACTTGGTACTCCAAGTCAGTGA
- a CDS encoding RNA-guided endonuclease InsQ/TnpB family protein, which produces MIVAYQYKLRLTLQQTIEIDRWLSMLCAQYNYLLADRFDWYERNRSPVNACPLVCHLPELRDNPDYYSQKKTLLNLKKTHPWYSEIYSQVLQDVVKRVKVTFDRFLKGDSNGKRSGRPRFKQRSRYRTFLYPQVKEGCLVGNLVNLPMFGKVKFILHRPIPDGFKIKTVSITKKADGYYLTLSCKDETVPTIKPDFNPESITGIDVGLKEFLTTAQNETVAIPRYYRKAQKRLKVIQKRVSRRKKGSNRRLKAVKQLGKQHKKVADKRKDFHFKTANNLLKKYDVIAYEDLNVKGLAKTNKAKSIHDAGWSNFLSILQTKAAKLAGGSFPRQTLRKCWVINYCSQRL; this is translated from the coding sequence ATGATTGTAGCCTATCAATACAAGTTGCGGCTGACATTACAGCAAACCATCGAAATTGACCGATGGTTATCAATGTTGTGCGCTCAGTACAACTACTTGCTGGCGGACAGATTTGATTGGTATGAGCGCAACCGCAGCCCCGTAAATGCTTGCCCGTTGGTGTGTCATTTGCCCGAACTGCGGGACAATCCAGACTATTACTCTCAAAAGAAAACACTACTCAATCTTAAAAAAACACATCCTTGGTACAGCGAGATTTACTCTCAAGTGCTGCAAGATGTGGTTAAAAGAGTAAAGGTTACTTTTGATAGGTTTCTTAAGGGCGACAGCAACGGAAAGCGTAGCGGTAGACCTCGTTTTAAGCAACGCAGCAGATATCGGACTTTCCTTTATCCTCAAGTAAAAGAAGGTTGTTTGGTAGGTAATTTAGTTAACTTACCGATGTTTGGTAAAGTTAAATTTATTTTGCATAGACCAATCCCTGACGGGTTTAAAATCAAGACTGTTTCTATTACTAAAAAAGCTGATGGTTACTATCTAACTTTAAGCTGCAAAGATGAGACTGTACCCACAATCAAACCTGATTTTAACCCAGAATCAATAACTGGAATTGATGTCGGACTTAAGGAGTTTTTAACAACTGCTCAAAACGAAACTGTTGCTATACCTCGGTATTATCGCAAAGCGCAAAAACGCTTAAAGGTAATCCAAAAACGGGTATCTCGCAGAAAAAAAGGAAGTAACCGCAGATTAAAAGCGGTTAAACAGTTGGGCAAGCAACATAAAAAAGTTGCAGATAAAAGAAAAGACTTTCACTTTAAAACGGCTAATAACCTACTCAAAAAATATGATGTAATTGCTTACGAAGATTTAAACGTTAAAGGCTTGGCTAAGACAAACAAAGCTAAGTCAATTCATGATGCTGGATGGTCAAACTTCCTGTCAATATTACAAACCAAAGCCGCAAAGCTCGCCGGGGGAAGCTTCCCCCGGCAGACTTTGCGAAAATGCTGGGTTATTAACTATTGCAGTCAGCGCCTATAA
- a CDS encoding dihydrolipoyl dehydrogenase family protein, with amino-acid sequence MAVEYDVVVIGGGSGGLVVAGVAAALNAKVALIEKHRLGGDCLWYGCVPSKSLIHASRLAYQVKNAGRFGIYSQNVSIDFAKAISHVQNVIANIEPHDSPERFEGLGSEVIFGDGEFIDRHTFKINGRSIKARAFVISTGSRPAIPDISGLEEAGYITNEEVFSITERPETLAIIGGGPIGCELGQAFSRLGSEVVIVAGGDRLLPQEDPEVAQVVATQFASEHIRVLTKTRVEKVEVINGKKVLFAAGEKIAEVEQILVAAGRQPNVESLNIEAAGVEMRQKGEAGYGNSGSKKGIRVNSKLQTTNPRIYACGDVIGGYQFTHVASYEANIVLKNALFLPVIKADYRVIPWATFTDPELARVGLTEQQARSRYGDDIQIVKQEYADVDRAQAEAATIGFAKIIVRRNGQILGAHLVGESAGELIAEIVLAMSHNLKISALSGIHIYPTLSELNSNAAFALTQQNYEKSLRLQNLLQKVFQLLRAFG; translated from the coding sequence ATGGCTGTAGAATACGATGTAGTAGTTATTGGCGGCGGTTCTGGTGGTTTGGTGGTTGCAGGGGTCGCCGCCGCTCTCAACGCCAAGGTAGCGTTGATAGAAAAGCATCGTCTGGGTGGTGATTGCTTGTGGTATGGTTGCGTTCCGAGTAAATCATTGATTCATGCTTCTCGCTTGGCTTACCAGGTAAAAAATGCGGGAAGGTTTGGTATTTATAGCCAAAATGTATCTATTGATTTTGCTAAAGCGATTTCTCACGTGCAAAATGTGATCGCAAATATTGAACCCCACGATTCCCCAGAAAGGTTTGAAGGCTTAGGCTCAGAGGTAATTTTTGGCGATGGTGAATTTATAGATCGTCATACTTTTAAAATTAATGGCAGAAGTATTAAAGCTAGAGCTTTTGTGATTTCTACAGGCTCAAGACCTGCTATCCCGGATATTTCTGGACTTGAGGAAGCAGGATATATTACTAATGAAGAAGTTTTTTCAATTACCGAGCGTCCCGAAACTTTAGCAATTATTGGTGGCGGCCCAATTGGTTGCGAATTGGGGCAAGCCTTTTCTAGACTAGGTTCTGAGGTAGTAATTGTTGCAGGAGGCGATCGCCTTTTACCCCAAGAAGACCCCGAAGTTGCTCAAGTCGTAGCAACACAATTTGCTAGTGAACATATCCGCGTCCTGACTAAAACGCGCGTTGAAAAAGTAGAAGTTATTAACGGTAAAAAAGTGCTGTTTGCGGCAGGCGAAAAAATCGCTGAAGTAGAGCAAATATTAGTGGCGGCGGGAAGACAACCTAATGTTGAATCTCTCAACATTGAGGCTGCTGGTGTAGAAATGCGGCAAAAAGGTGAAGCTGGTTATGGGAACTCTGGTAGTAAAAAAGGTATTCGCGTTAATAGCAAACTTCAAACTACCAATCCCCGCATTTATGCCTGTGGTGATGTGATTGGCGGCTATCAATTTACTCATGTCGCTAGTTACGAAGCCAATATTGTCTTAAAAAATGCGCTGTTTTTACCTGTAATTAAGGCGGATTACCGGGTAATTCCTTGGGCGACCTTTACCGACCCGGAATTAGCACGGGTGGGTTTAACGGAACAACAAGCGCGATCGCGTTACGGTGATGATATTCAGATAGTTAAACAAGAATATGCTGATGTTGACCGCGCCCAAGCGGAGGCTGCAACAATAGGATTTGCCAAAATTATTGTCCGGCGCAACGGGCAAATTCTGGGCGCTCACTTGGTGGGAGAATCGGCGGGAGAGTTAATTGCTGAAATTGTTTTAGCGATGTCCCACAACCTCAAAATATCGGCTCTAAGTGGCATTCATATCTATCCTACTTTGTCAGAATTAAACAGTAACGCCGCCTTTGCTCTCACTCAGCAAAACTATGAAAAAAGCCTCAGACTGCAAAACTTATTACAAAAGGTGTTTCAATTACTACGAGCATTCGGCTAA